In one Musa acuminata AAA Group cultivar baxijiao chromosome BXJ2-5, Cavendish_Baxijiao_AAA, whole genome shotgun sequence genomic region, the following are encoded:
- the LOC135612703 gene encoding uncharacterized protein LOC135612703 — translation MATTSVPWARPSAFGLVAPSPLLVSRRPGAPVRAFRRSDLDGFARRVASGEALRDAWRSANNGIEQVAFEARRAAERLDRRYDLFRRFDSAARAAANWARKIDQELGIGRQWRSFSVDFSRNWPRYRRELNGFLQTPLGRGVATIFFLWFALSGWLFRFFILATWVLPFVAPLLVGTLANNFAIQGTCPACKRQFVGSRNQVIRCTGCKNIVWRPRDGFSRGRNDSSSEASEPDIIDIEIEEK, via the exons ATGGCGACCACGAGCGTCCCATGGGCTCGCCCCTCCGCCTTTGGGTTGGTCGCCCCGTCGCCCCTCCTCGTCTCCCGCCGCCCCGGTGCGCCCGTCCGGGCCTTCCGCCGGAGCGACCTGGACGGGTTCGCGAGGCGCGTCGCCTCCGGCGAGGCCCTACGGGACGCATGGCGGAGCGCCAACAACGGAATCGAGCAGGTCGCCTTCGAGGCCCGCCGCGCCGCCGAGCGCCTCGACCGCCGCTACGATCTCTTCCGGCGGTTTGACTCTGCCGCCCGCGCCGCCGCCAACTGGGCCCGCAAGATTGACCAGGAGCTGGGGATCGGGCGGCAGTGGAGGTCGTTCTCCGTGGATTTCTCCAGGAATTGGCCTCGG TACAGGAGAGAGCTTAATGGCTTTCTGCAAACACCCCTAGGCAGAGGCGTGGCC ACTATCTTCTTCCTCTGGTTTGCATTATCTGGGTGGCTGTTCAGATTTTTCATTTTAGCTACATGGGTGTTACCATTTGTTGCTCCTCTTCTTGTTGGAACACTTGCCAACAACTTTGCTATTCAG GGAACATGTCCAGCTTGTAAGAGGCAATTCGTGGGCAGCCGCAACCAGGTGATCCGTTGCACAGGCTGTAAGAACATTGTCTGGCGGCCAAGAGATGGCTTCTCGAGGGGTAGAAACGATTCGTCCTCTGAAGCTTCAGAACCCGACATCATCGATATTGAAATTGAGGAGAAATGA
- the LOC135612701 gene encoding putative ABC transporter C family member 15 — protein MRSRTNVEEMQNCTTDQNNLNCIRLSFSYQAAKVCCLLLPVTNLFGLVFLLLKGSQGNCKYITSVLAETTQLISWIILLVITLNLPRTRSEKLSWVIRTWLISSTLQSATFTVIDIQSILQEKSFLRIEQYTDIISLFPCILLFVIAVRGTTGISSDSGSLREPLLQVQTSKAKHVESQRSSLYGSANLLQLMTFSWINPLFATGRRKPLEQNEVPDVDKNSSAEFVSHSFDSCLNNVKERYGLRTSSIYRAIFVFIRKKAAINASFAVVAAGASYVGPSLIVNFVKFLGGERQHGLRSGYVLVLTFLGAKVVESVCQRQWNFGAQQLAMRVRAALISHIYKKGLELSSESRQSHTSGEIINYISVDIQRITDLMWHSNIIWMLPVQISLAIYVLHKNLGVGSFAGLAATTMVMACNIPITRAQKRFQSSIMKAKDERMKATAEVLRNMKILKLQAWDIQYLHKLEALRNTEYNWLWRSERVQLISSFIFWGAPMFISAATFGTCILIGIPLTTGRVLSALATFRMLQEPIFTIPDLLSVLAQGKVSADRIAKYLQEDEMKSDVVEIVPRTETEIDVEIDHGIFCWKKDSVYPTLENIQLKVHRGMKVAICGTVGSGKSSLLSCILGELPKMGGKVKISGSKAYVSQSPWIISGNVRENIIFGNPFDSEKYEKTVEVCALKKDFELFPNGDLTEIGERGINMSGGQKQRIQIARAVYQDADIYLLDDPFSALDAHTGTQLFKDCLMGTLRDKTILYVTHQVEFLPVADLILVMQNGKIDQAGAFDELLRQNTGFEVLVGAHSDALELILNTEASSKLPRDAEINLLQASSSHDSIEEKKSSSSFQIIDNQESKHDLCQDMDNRGRLIQDEEREKGSVSKDVYWAYLTAVQGGAMVPIIVLAHSIFQILQVASNYWMAWASPSSATTESAVGLKFLFLVYVLLSVGCSLCSLIRATILIKVGLLTSQKFFQKMLHSVLRAPMSFFDSTPSGRILNRASTDQSVLDLELAARLAWCAFSVIQILGTIAVMSQVAWPTFAILIPVSAICIWYQQYYIPTARELARLSEIQRSPILHHFAESFSGATTIRAFGQKDRFSNTNLDLIDNYSRPWFHDFSAVEWFSFRLDLLSNFVFAFSLILLVNLPEGFFSPSIAGLAVTYGLNLNSQLATIIWFICNIETTMISVERILQYSRIPSEAPVLIEGCRPPTNWPQVGTICFKNLEVRYAEHLPSVLKNITCTVPGRKQVGIVGRTGSGKSTMIQALFRIVEPREGTIQIDDVDICKIGLHDLRSKLSIIPQDPILFEGTVRGNLDPLQEYSDSRIWEVLDKCQLGDLMRQDSKKLDSTVTENGENWSVGQRQLFCLGRALLKRSNILVLDEATASIDSATDAIIQATIRHEFRDCTILNIAHRIHTVIDSDLILVLSEGSIVEYDKPSKLLEREDSSFAKLIKEYSTRSQSIHNPTHTATNTS, from the exons ATGAGATCCAGGACCAATGTTGAAGAGATGCAAAATTGCACTACTGATCAGAACAATCTTAATTGTATACGCTTGAGTTTCTCATACCAAGCTGCCAAAGTTTGTTGCTTACTGTTACCGGTCACCAACttgtttggacttgttttcttgCTGCTAAAAGGAAGTCAAGGCAACTGCAAGTACATTACGTCAGTTCTAGCCGAGACAACACAGTTGATATCCTGGATAATTTTGCTTGTTATCACACTGAATCTCCCACGAACTCGATCTGAAAAACTTTCTTGGGTTATAAGAACATGGTTGATAAGCAGCACCCTGCAGTCAGCTACCTTTACTGTTATCGACATACAGTCCATTCTTCAAGAGAAGTCATTCTTAAGAATAGAACAATATACCGATATAATTAGTCTCTTTCCCTGCATATTACTGTTTGTCATTGCAGTCAGAGGCACAACAGGGATCAGCAGCGACTCTGGCAGTCTCAGGGAACCACTATTGCAAGTGCAAACATCAAAGGCGAAGCATGTTGAAAGCCAGAGGAGCTCTTTGTATGGAAGTGCAAATCTTTTACAACTTATGACCTTCTCATGGATTAATCCACTATTTGCTACTGGGAGAAGGAAGCCTCTGGAGCAGAATGAAGTACCAGATGTTGATAAAAACAGTTCTGCTGAGTTTGTGTCCCACTCGTTTGATAGCTGCCTGAATAATGTCAAAGAAAGATACGGCTTGAGAACTTCATCTATCTACAGAGCAATCTTTGTATTCATTAGGAAAAAGGCAGCGATCAATGCAAGCTTTGCAGTTGTAGCAGCAGGGGCCTCTTATGTTGGACCTTCATTGATTGTCAACTTTGTTAAGTTCTTAGGAGGAGAGAGGCAGCATGGGTTGAGAAGTGGTTATGTCCTTGTACTTACATTCCTAGGTGCCAAAGTTGTGGAGTCTGTGTGCCAGAGACAAtggaattttggagcccaacagcTTGCAATGCGTGTAAGAGCTGCTCTAATATCCCATATATATAAAAAGGGTCTTGAGTTATCAAGTGAGTCTCGGCAGAGCCATACAAGTGGGGAGATTATCAACTACATAAGTGTGGATATCCAAAGGATCACAGACCTCATGTGGCATTCAAATATCATATGGATGCTTCCAGTTCAGATTTCACTAGCAATATATGTTCTTCATAAGAATCTGGGAGTGGGATCTTTTGCTGGATTAGCAGCAACAACAATGGTAATGGCATGCAATATTCCTATAACAAGAGCACAAAAAAGATTCCAGAGCAGCATCATGAAAGCTAAAGATGAACGAATGAAAGCAACCGCAGAAGTCCTCCGAAAcatgaaaattttgaaactacAAGCTTGGGACATACAATACCTTCACAAGTTAGAAGCCTTGAGAAACACAGAGTACAACTGGCTGTGGAGGTCTGAAAGAGTACAACTAATTTCATCTTTCATATTCTGGGGAGCACCTATGTTCATATCAGCGGCAACATTTGGAACATGCATACTAATAGGAATTCCTCTGACAACAGGAAGAGTTTTGTCTGCATTGGCAACATTCAGAATGCTGCAAGAGCCAATCTTTACCATCCCTGATTTGCTTTCAGTACTTGCACAAGGAAAAGTTTCAGCTGACAGAATAGCAAAGTACCTCCAAGAAGATGAAATGAAATCTGATGTGGTTGAAATTGTTCCAAGAACAGAAACAGAGATTGATGTTGAGATCGATCATGGAATATTTTGCTGGAAGAAAGACTCCGTATACCCCACACTTGAAAATATTCAGTTGAAGGTGCATAGGGGAATGAAGGTGGCTATTTGTGGTACTGTTGGTTCAGGAAAGTCTAGTTTACTGTCTTGCATCCTTGGAGAACTACCAAAGATGGGAGGAAAGGTGAAAATTAGTGGCAGCAAAGCATATGTTTCTCAATCCCCATGGATAATATCAGGAAATGTTAGAGAAAATATTATCTTTGGAAATCCTTTTGACAGCGAAAAGTATGAAAAGACAGTTGAGGTTTGTGCACTGAAAAAGGATTTTGAGCTCTTCCCTAATGGGGACCTGACAGAGATTGGAGAGAGGGGTATAAATATGAGTGGAGGACAGAAGCAGAGGATCCAAATAGCTAGAGCAGTCTACCAGGATGCCGACATATACCTTCTTGATGACCCTTTCAGTGCTTTGGATGCTCATACTGGCACTCAACTATTCAAA GATTGTCTAATGGGTACTCTTAGAGACAAAACCATACTTTATGTTACACATCAAGTTGAATTTCTTCCAGTAGCAGACCTTATCCTG GTGATGCAGAATGGAAAAATTGATCAGGCTGGAGCTTTTGATGAGCTTCTAAGGCAAAACACAGGATTTGAGGTGTTAGTTGGAGCTCATAGTGACGCTCTTGAATTAATACTCAATACAGAAGCCTCAAGCAAATTGCCGCGTGATGCAGAGATAAATTTACTACAGGCATCAAGCAGTCATGATTCCATTGAAGAGAAAAAATCAAGTAGTTCATTTCAAATCATTGATAACCAAGAGTCTAAACATGATCTTTGTCAAGATATGGATAATAGAGGGAGGCTAATACAAGAtgaggagagagagaaaggaagtgTTTCCAAAGATGTTTATTGGGCATACCTGACTGCGGTACAAGGAGGAGCCATGGTTCCCATAATAGTCTTAGCACATTCAATTTTCCAGATATTGCAAGTAGCAAGCAACTATTGGATGGCATGGGCTTCCCCTTCATCTGCAACCACAGAATCTGCAGTGGGGCTCAAGTTTCTCTTTCTGGTGTATGTGCTTCTTTCAGTTGGATGTTCACTGTGTTCGTTGATCCGAGCAACAATACTTATAAAAGTTGGCCTTTTGACATCTCAAAAATTTTTCCAAAAGATGCTCCACTCTGTTCTCCGTGCTCCAATGTCCTTCTTTGATTCAACGCCTTCTGGGAGGATCTTAAACAGG GCCTCGACAGAccaaagtgtgcttgacttagaattaGCAGCAAGGTTGGCGTGGTGTGCATTTTCAGTTATACAGATCCTAGGGACCATTGCAGTTATGTCACAGGTTGCTTGGCCAACTTTTGCAATACTCATTCCAGTATCAGCAATCTGTATATGGTATCAA CAATACTACATACCGACCGCAAGAGAATTGGCTCGGTTGTCAGAAATTCAAAGATCTCCAATCCTTCATCATTTTGCAGAATCATTCTCTGGTGCTACAACTATTAGAGCATTCGGGCAGAAGGACCGTTTCAGCAATACAAACCTTGATCTCATAGATAATTACTCAAGGCCATGGTTTCACGATTTTTCTGCAGTAGAATGGTTCTCATTCAGGCTGGATTTGTTATCCAACTTTGTGTTTGCTTTCTCACTGATTTTGCTTGTGAACCTGCCAGAAGGATTTTTCAGTCCAA GCATTGCAGGGCTTGCAGTGACCTATGGATTAAATCTCAATTCACAACTTGCGACTATCATCTGGTTTATATGCAACATAGAAACTACAATGATCTCAGTTGAGAGAATACTACAATACTCAAGGATTCCCAGTGAAGCTCCTGTACTTATTGAAGGTTGTCGACCACCAACCAATTGGCCACAAGTTGGTACTATATGCTTCAAGAATTTGGAG GTCAGATATGCTGAACATCTGCCATCTGTCTTGAAAAATATAACGTGCACAGTTCCAGGAAGAAAACAAGTTGGTATTGTAGGACGAACTGGCAGCGGCAAATCAACTATGATACAGGCTCTTTTCCGTATTGTTGAACCACGAGAAGGAACCATTCAAATTGATGATGTTGATATCTGCAAGATAGGTCTCCATGACTTGCGTTCCAAACTAAGCATCATACCACAAGACCCAATATTGTTTGAGGGAACAGTGAGGGGAAACCTTGATCCATTGCAGGAATACTCAGATAGCAGGATATGGGAG GTACTAGACAAGTGTCAGCTTGGTGATCTGATGCGACAAGATAGCAAGAAGCTGGATTCAACAG TTACTGAAAATGGAGAAAACTGGAGTGTTGGACAGAGGCAACTATTCTGTCTAGGAAGAGCACTGTTGAAGAGAAGTAACATTCTTGTTCTGGACGAAGCAACAGCCTCAATTGATTCTGCTACAGATGCAATAATCCAAGCAACAATACGTCACGAATTCAGAGACTGCACAATACTCAACATAGCTCACAGGATTCACACGGTTATAGATAGCGATCTCATTCTTGTTCTTAGTGAAG GAAGCATTGTTGAGTATGACAAACCATCCAAGTTACTGGAACGAGAAGATTCATCATTTGCTAAGCTTATAAAGGAATATTCAACGAGATCACAGAGCATTCACAATCCAACACATACTGCAACTAACACATCATAA